The following are encoded together in the Chaetodon auriga isolate fChaAug3 chromosome 4, fChaAug3.hap1, whole genome shotgun sequence genome:
- the mchr1a gene encoding melanin-concentrating hormone receptor 1: MDFLYDSNFSLGHTNSTTAADGVRHCSAILPVIFGIICFLGIIGNCIVIYTIMKKTKCRARQTVPDIFILNLSIVDLLFLLGMPFLIHQLLGNGTWHFGAAMCTVITALDSNSQIVSTYILTAMTLDRYLATVHPIRFNYVRTPCVAALVIGLVWGLSLLTIIPVWMYAGLMPLPDGLVACALLLPDPVTDTYWFTLYQFFLAFAIPLAIICLVFFKILQHMSTSVAPLPPRSLKVRTRKVTRMAVAICLAFFICWAPYYILQLVHLGVQNPSLAFSYAYNIAISMGYANSCINPFLYIILSETFKRQFLRAVRPVNRKFRVNPSTTDGGSVSVRMVPEGAQQEEPSCGEMIPSNVTPQ, encoded by the exons ATGGATTTTTTATACGATTCTAATTTTTCTCTCGGACACACGAATTCAACAACAG CTGCAGATGGGGTCCGTCACTGCAGTGCCATCCTCCCTGTCATCTTTGGCATCATCTGCTTTCTGGGCATCATAGGGAACTGTATTGTCATCTACACAATCATGAAGAAGACCAAGTGCCGTGCCAGACAAACTGTTCCGGACATCTTCATCTTAAATTTGTCAATTGTAGATCTCCTGTTTCTCCTCGGGATGCCATTTCTCATCCACCAGTTGCTTGGCAATGGTACCTGGCACTTTGGAGCAGCAATGTGTACGGTCATCACTGCTCTCGACTCCAATAGCCAGATTGTCAGTACTTATATCCTCACCGCAATGACTCTTGACCGTTACTTGGCTACGGTCCATCCCATTCGCTTCAATTATGTCCGCACACCTTGTGTGGCAGCGCTGGTCATTGGCCTGGTGTGGGGTCTGTCCTTACTCACTATCATCCCTGTGTGGATGTACGCAGGCCTGATGCCTCTCCCAGATGGCCTGGTGGCCTGTGCTCTGCTTCTGCCTGACCCAGTCACTGACACATACTGGTTTACACTTTACCAGTTCTTCTTGGCATTTGCTATACCTTTGGCCATCATCTGCCTGGTGTTCTTCAAGATCCTGCAGCACATGTCCACCAGTGTGGCACCGCTGCCTCCACGGAGTTTGAAGGTGCGCACCAGGAAGGTGACCCGGATGGCAGTGGCCATCTGCCTGGCTTTCTTCATCTGCTGGGCCCCTTATTACATCCTTCAGCTGGTCCATCTAGGGGTGCAGAACCCAAGCCTTGCTTTCTCCTATGCCTACAACATAGCCATTAGCATGGGCTACGCTAACAGTTGCATCAACCCATTCCTCTACATTATCCTAAGTGAAACCTTTAAGAGGCAGTTCCTCAGGGCCGTACGCCCGGTTAATAGAAAGTTCCGTGTGAACCCGAGCACCACAGATGGTGGCAGTGTAAGTGTGAGAATGGTACCTGAAGGGGCTCAGCAGGAAGAGCCATCCTGTGGGGAGATGATACCATCCAATGTGACCccacaatga